Proteins found in one Melioribacteraceae bacterium 4301-Me genomic segment:
- a CDS encoding rhomboid family intramembrane serine protease, with protein MGLDSRDYYRPTGFGGFSFFPPVIKNLIIINVIVFFIQMISDNISFGGIPASVLLDRYFALNPLTGYYRYPDIPYNFQIWQLFTYQFMHGGFTHILFNMFFLWMFGMEIENLMGSRKFLIFYLLCGLGAGLVQLLLPPLFSDTLAPTIGASGAVFGVMIAFGMFFPDRYIYIYFLIPVKAKYLIAFLVVIEFMSVGNQSLIAHFAHIGGALTGFLLVMLDRSNNFNVNWLFNKFRGHRGEIKTPFRTRKRSIYDDDEIQEAKFYDIDDKNDEIITQEEIDRILDKISQSGYQNLTEREKRILFEASKRK; from the coding sequence ATGGGTTTAGATAGTAGAGATTATTATAGGCCAACAGGCTTTGGAGGTTTTTCTTTTTTTCCCCCTGTAATAAAAAACTTAATAATCATTAATGTTATCGTCTTTTTTATTCAAATGATTTCCGACAATATTTCTTTTGGCGGTATACCAGCTTCTGTCTTGCTTGATCGATACTTTGCTTTAAATCCGTTGACGGGTTATTATCGCTATCCTGACATCCCTTATAATTTTCAGATTTGGCAGTTATTTACTTATCAATTTATGCATGGGGGTTTTACTCATATTTTGTTTAATATGTTTTTCTTGTGGATGTTTGGGATGGAGATTGAAAATTTAATGGGTTCAAGGAAGTTTTTAATATTTTATCTTCTATGTGGTTTAGGAGCGGGTTTAGTTCAGTTACTTTTGCCACCTTTATTTTCAGATACTCTTGCTCCAACAATTGGTGCTTCGGGTGCTGTATTTGGTGTAATGATTGCTTTCGGAATGTTTTTCCCAGATAGGTATATTTATATTTATTTCCTAATCCCTGTTAAAGCTAAGTATTTAATTGCTTTCCTTGTAGTTATTGAATTTATGTCGGTCGGTAACCAAAGTCTTATTGCTCATTTTGCACATATCGGTGGTGCATTAACTGGCTTTTTGCTGGTAATGTTAGATAGAAGCAATAATTTTAATGTGAATTGGTTATTTAATAAATTTAGAGGTCACAGGGGTGAAATAAAAACCCCTTTTAGAACCCGAAAGCGTTCAATTTACGACGATGATGAAATTCAAGAGGCTAAGTTTTATGATATTGACGATAAAAATGATGAAATAATTACTCAAGAGGAAATTGACAGAATCTTAGATAAAATTAGCCAGAGCGGTTATCAAAATTTAACTGAACGTGAAAAAAGAATTTTGTTTGAAGCTAGTAAAAGAAAATAA
- a CDS encoding PHP domain-containing protein, producing the protein MKVDLHIHTNYSDGAYDPSTVVQKSAKAGLNIISITDHDNVDGIKEAIECGKDLNVEVIPGLEISTDLEDNEIHLLAYFIDVTNEELQKYLKFFREERFYRAKRIVKKLQNLGLNITIDHVMEKAKNSAVGRPHIAYALVDLGLVNDYYEAFHKYIGDYAPAYEKKIHVSPVSALKLISDAGGLSFIAHPGNIKDSILYYLIKSGIDGIETIHPSHSETQIRFFKGIVSQYCLLSSGGSDYHGGKKDDEGNLGKYYITESQLDAMRKMLIKNNS; encoded by the coding sequence TTGAAAGTCGATCTTCATATTCATACAAATTATTCCGATGGCGCCTACGACCCTAGTACTGTTGTGCAAAAATCTGCTAAAGCTGGATTAAATATTATTAGTATTACCGACCATGATAATGTTGACGGAATTAAAGAGGCAATTGAATGCGGTAAAGACCTTAATGTGGAAGTTATACCAGGTTTGGAAATTAGCACCGACCTCGAAGACAACGAAATTCACCTCCTTGCTTATTTCATCGACGTTACCAACGAAGAATTACAGAAATACCTAAAATTTTTTAGAGAAGAACGTTTTTACCGAGCAAAAAGAATAGTTAAAAAACTCCAAAATTTAGGACTTAATATTACAATTGACCATGTGATGGAAAAAGCCAAAAACTCTGCCGTCGGCAGACCGCATATTGCTTACGCATTGGTTGATTTAGGTCTGGTAAACGACTATTATGAAGCTTTTCACAAATATATTGGTGATTATGCACCTGCCTATGAAAAAAAAATCCATGTCTCACCAGTAAGTGCGTTAAAATTAATTAGTGACGCAGGCGGATTATCATTTATTGCGCATCCAGGCAATATTAAGGACTCAATTCTATACTACTTGATTAAATCCGGCATAGATGGAATAGAAACTATTCATCCAAGTCACTCTGAAACTCAAATTCGTTTTTTTAAAGGAATCGTAAGTCAATATTGTCTCTTAAGCTCTGGAGGTTCGGATTATCATGGCGGCAAAAAAGATGATGAAGGAAACTTAGGAAAATATTATATTACCGAAAGTCAATTAGATGCTATGCGTAAAATGCTAATTAAAAACAATTCATAG
- a CDS encoding Crp/Fnr family transcriptional regulator: MPSDFLKYVPIFSDLNDETLTKIEQIGTRKNYNKDSIILQEDEVGTAMFLIIKGKVKVSRQSTDGKEVILTILSDSDFFGEMAILDGLTRSATVTAIENTELFIIQRNDFLNLLKGHPEISIALLQELTQRLRNADIKIKALSLKDAEGKVATVILQIADDIGKIKQGIVEIEKLPLQQDLANMAGTSRETISRVLHSFAKKGFIELEGGKLRILNYEKFREIYS; this comes from the coding sequence ATGCCATCAGATTTTTTAAAGTACGTTCCCATTTTTTCTGATCTTAATGACGAAACGTTAACAAAGATTGAACAAATAGGAACAAGAAAAAATTATAATAAAGACAGTATTATTCTACAAGAGGATGAAGTTGGCACAGCAATGTTTCTAATTATTAAAGGAAAAGTAAAGGTATCTCGGCAAAGCACTGATGGTAAAGAGGTAATTTTAACTATACTCTCGGATTCTGATTTTTTTGGCGAGATGGCAATTCTCGATGGACTTACCAGGTCTGCTACCGTTACAGCAATTGAAAACACAGAATTGTTTATTATTCAACGAAATGATTTCTTAAACCTTCTTAAGGGACATCCTGAAATTTCGATAGCTTTACTGCAAGAGCTAACACAAAGACTTAGAAATGCAGATATAAAAATTAAAGCACTTTCTTTAAAAGATGCTGAAGGCAAAGTTGCTACTGTAATCTTACAAATTGCCGACGATATAGGCAAAATTAAACAGGGTATTGTAGAAATTGAAAAGTTACCTTTACAACAGGATTTAGCAAACATGGCAGGTACTTCAAGAGAAACAATATCAAGAGTGCTTCATTCATTTGCGAAAAAAGGATTTATTGAATTAGAGGGGGGCAAACTCCGTATTCTTAATTACGAAAAATTTAGAGAAATCTACAGCTGA
- the pgk gene encoding phosphoglycerate kinase, whose product MNKLTIDHVDLKGKRVLVRVDFNVPLDENLNITDDTRITAALPTIKKIIEKGGKAILMSHLGRPKGTVNPKYSLKPVAIRLSELLGCDVRFAKDCIGEQVEKIVNSLKDGDVLLLENLRFHAEEEKNDPEFAKKLASLGDVYINDAFGSAHRAHASTEGITKYIKICAAGYLMQKELDYLGKAVSSPERPFTAILGGAKISGKIDVIENLLPKVDNLLIGGGMAYTFFKAMGYEIGRSLLEEEKLQLAKDILNKFNSSKANVILPKDVVVAPEFKNEAPAKIVDAKSIPSYEMGLDIGPLTIEEFKNVILGSKTVLWNGPMGVFEFENYAKGTNAIAEALAEATSKGAVTIIGGGDSAAAIKKAGLEDKVSHVSTGGGASLEFLEGKILPGVAALTNIE is encoded by the coding sequence ATGAACAAGCTAACTATTGATCACGTTGATTTAAAAGGTAAACGTGTTTTAGTTCGAGTTGATTTTAATGTCCCTTTGGATGAAAACCTTAATATAACTGATGATACGAGGATAACAGCAGCTTTACCAACAATCAAAAAAATAATAGAAAAAGGCGGTAAAGCTATTCTTATGAGTCATCTTGGTAGGCCAAAAGGTACTGTAAATCCTAAATACAGTCTTAAACCTGTGGCTATTCGTTTAAGTGAACTTTTGGGCTGTGATGTAAGATTTGCTAAAGATTGCATTGGAGAGCAAGTAGAAAAAATTGTAAACTCACTTAAAGACGGAGATGTTTTGTTATTGGAAAATTTAAGATTTCATGCGGAAGAAGAAAAGAACGATCCCGAATTTGCAAAGAAATTAGCTTCTTTAGGTGACGTTTACATTAATGATGCTTTTGGCAGTGCACACAGAGCTCATGCTTCTACAGAGGGAATTACTAAGTATATTAAAATTTGTGCTGCAGGCTACTTGATGCAAAAGGAACTTGATTATTTGGGGAAAGCTGTTTCTTCGCCTGAAAGACCATTTACAGCAATTTTAGGCGGTGCAAAAATATCCGGTAAGATTGATGTAATTGAAAATCTGCTGCCAAAAGTAGATAATCTCCTAATTGGCGGTGGGATGGCTTATACCTTTTTTAAAGCTATGGGCTATGAAATTGGAAGATCACTTTTGGAAGAGGAAAAACTGCAGCTTGCTAAGGATATATTGAATAAATTTAACAGCTCAAAAGCAAATGTTATTTTGCCTAAAGATGTAGTAGTTGCTCCAGAGTTTAAGAATGAAGCGCCTGCCAAAATAGTCGATGCAAAATCAATACCTTCTTATGAAATGGGATTAGACATTGGACCACTAACAATAGAAGAGTTTAAAAATGTTATTCTTGGCAGCAAGACTGTTTTATGGAACGGCCCAATGGGTGTTTTTGAATTTGAAAACTATGCAAAAGGAACAAATGCAATTGCAGAAGCATTAGCTGAAGCTACTTCTAAAGGTGCTGTTACTATTATTGGTGGCGGTGATTCTGCTGCAGCTATTAAAAAAGCAGGCTTAGAAGATAAAGTTTCTCATGTATCAACTGGCGGCGGTGCTTCACTCGAATTTTTGGAAGGCAAAATTCTGCCCGGTGTTGCCGCTTTAACCAACATTGAGTAA
- the gap gene encoding type I glyceraldehyde-3-phosphate dehydrogenase has product MAVKVGINGFGRIGRLVFNAIVDKGLLGKEIDVVAVVDISTDAGYFAYQLKYDSIHGKFKGQLSSEKSDPSLETDDILVVNGNKIKCILAQKEPSQLPWKELGVEYVIESTGLFTNLEKAQGHITAGAKKVIISAPAKGGNIRTFVMGVNDNEYNPKEHHVVSNASCTTNCLTPIVYVLLKEGIGIETGLMTTIHSYTATQKTVDGPSKKDWRGGRAAAINIIPSTTGAAKAVGEVLPVTKGKLTGMSFRVPTADVSVVDLTFRSERDTSIEEIDSLMKRASETYLKDILGYCNEEVVSTDFIHDSRSSIYDSLATLQNNLKGEKRFFKIISWYDNEWGYSCRVVDLLTKMIDADHK; this is encoded by the coding sequence ATGGCAGTAAAAGTTGGTATTAATGGATTTGGCAGAATTGGTCGTTTGGTATTTAATGCTATTGTTGATAAAGGGTTGTTGGGGAAAGAAATTGATGTAGTTGCAGTAGTCGATATTTCTACGGATGCTGGTTATTTTGCTTACCAGCTCAAATACGATTCGATTCATGGGAAATTTAAAGGGCAATTAAGTAGCGAAAAAAGCGACCCTTCTTTAGAGACTGACGATATACTCGTAGTAAATGGCAATAAAATTAAGTGTATTTTAGCTCAAAAGGAACCTTCTCAATTGCCTTGGAAAGAATTAGGGGTAGAATATGTTATTGAATCGACAGGTTTATTTACTAATTTAGAAAAAGCACAAGGTCATATTACTGCCGGTGCAAAAAAGGTAATAATTTCTGCCCCTGCTAAAGGTGGTAACATACGCACCTTTGTTATGGGTGTTAACGATAATGAATACAACCCTAAGGAACATCATGTTGTTTCTAATGCTTCGTGTACAACAAATTGTTTAACTCCAATTGTATACGTTCTCTTAAAAGAAGGTATTGGTATAGAAACTGGTTTGATGACAACAATCCATTCTTATACTGCTACTCAAAAAACAGTTGACGGACCATCCAAAAAAGATTGGAGAGGGGGCAGAGCAGCAGCAATTAATATTATACCATCGACCACTGGAGCTGCAAAAGCTGTAGGGGAAGTTCTGCCTGTAACTAAAGGTAAGTTGACAGGAATGTCATTCCGTGTGCCAACTGCCGATGTTTCTGTGGTTGACTTAACCTTTAGGTCAGAAAGAGATACTTCAATTGAAGAAATTGATTCACTGATGAAAAGAGCTTCAGAAACATATCTCAAAGATATTTTAGGTTATTGTAACGAGGAAGTTGTATCAACTGACTTCATACACGATTCAAGGTCATCAATTTATGATTCGTTAGCTACTTTGCAAAATAACCTGAAAGGCGAGAAAAGGTTCTTCAAAATAATTTCTTGGTATGATAATGAGTGGGGGTATTCTTGCAGAGTTGTTGATCTTTTAACAAAAATGATAGATGCGGACCATAAATAA
- a CDS encoding RecQ family ATP-dependent DNA helicase yields MELTDILKKYFGYEKFRPGQQEIIEAIIKGNNVLAILPTGAGKSICYQIPALICNSFAVIISPLIALMKDQVDSLNHICRNAGESQSIAAFINSTLDYRESEKVLNEISLNKTKLLYLSPEKLTNQSFIEKIKSLNPEYLFVDEAHCVSQWGHNFRPSYRKIKDFAQFCSINKVSAFTATATPEVRKDIIEQLNLKEPKIFVTGFERANISINVIKTNNKKEKCVEILSREKKPAIIYTATRRNTEELTEYLVMNKINAAFYHAGVNSQLRKIIQDDFISGRLKVIVATNAFGMGIDKSDIRTIIHYNMPGSIENYYQEIGRAGRDNLESKVYLLYNNFDRAIQEFLILNSHPTFELVSRTYNLLNDYAKIALGNISDKEIPIDENLTSFLESKGINKNLLPSILNVLTNSEYISIKDEYYKAHYIKFACEENQLKNYLRKSLSNNLKEIIIYLLRKYGNRLFISMQQINIEKISSELGIPKVELIESFDALSNSGIIELEKPSIFPTIKFLKTRVKIDNLLLDLEQVNSLLNNAKEKLNKMIEFVHSNECRFKFIIDYFGEEAKNFECRKCDNCTGSTPLSTTKNQYLKEIILDTILEVDNEINSKTLINILRGDKSSNNFSVVSSFGSCRLFSEQELLFCLNELIDQKKIINKNGLLTAPEKNTDEKEIEQENSHDYEADLELYNKLRTIRQEASDKFSQPPYMICSDEILREIVRVRPKNPSELMSIKNFTLRMFNKVGENFLSAIKEFIEKEKVNQKFIDKDIPQNIKQIYELINKKYLLEDICKLVKLPEAVVSMQIESIIELFPETNIKSLIKKDELDLIQKNILGGLTDLKELKKSLPSNISYGKIRIVLAKNKYS; encoded by the coding sequence TTGGAATTAACTGATATTCTCAAAAAATATTTCGGATACGAAAAATTTAGACCCGGGCAACAAGAAATCATTGAAGCAATAATTAAAGGTAACAATGTATTAGCAATTCTTCCAACAGGTGCGGGAAAGTCCATTTGCTACCAAATTCCTGCTTTAATTTGTAACTCATTTGCTGTAATAATTTCGCCATTAATTGCTCTTATGAAAGATCAGGTTGACTCCCTAAACCATATTTGCCGCAATGCAGGCGAAAGTCAATCTATTGCAGCTTTTATTAACAGCACATTAGACTACAGAGAATCTGAAAAAGTTTTAAACGAAATATCGTTAAACAAAACTAAACTTCTTTACCTATCCCCTGAAAAACTTACAAATCAAAGTTTTATTGAAAAAATTAAAAGTCTAAATCCAGAATATCTCTTTGTTGATGAAGCACATTGCGTAAGCCAATGGGGACACAATTTTAGACCTAGTTACAGAAAAATTAAAGACTTTGCACAATTTTGTTCAATAAATAAAGTCTCAGCTTTTACTGCAACTGCCACACCAGAGGTAAGAAAAGATATAATAGAGCAGTTAAATTTAAAAGAGCCGAAAATTTTTGTAACAGGTTTTGAAAGAGCAAACATTTCCATAAATGTAATTAAGACAAACAATAAAAAAGAAAAGTGTGTCGAAATTCTTTCAAGGGAAAAGAAGCCGGCGATAATATATACTGCAACCCGTAGAAACACTGAAGAGCTGACGGAATATTTAGTTATGAACAAAATTAATGCAGCATTTTATCACGCCGGGGTAAATTCCCAATTAAGGAAAATTATTCAAGATGATTTTATTAGCGGCAGGCTAAAAGTAATTGTTGCTACAAATGCTTTTGGAATGGGAATAGATAAAAGTGATATTCGTACTATTATTCATTATAACATGCCTGGTTCAATTGAAAATTATTATCAGGAAATTGGACGAGCTGGAAGAGACAATCTCGAATCAAAAGTTTACCTGCTTTACAATAATTTTGATAGAGCAATTCAAGAATTTCTTATTTTAAATTCCCACCCAACATTTGAATTGGTTTCTCGTACTTATAATTTACTAAACGATTATGCAAAAATTGCTCTGGGTAATATAAGCGACAAAGAAATCCCTATAGATGAAAACCTAACATCATTCTTGGAATCCAAAGGCATAAATAAAAATCTTCTGCCGTCAATTCTTAATGTGCTAACCAACTCAGAATACATTTCAATTAAAGATGAATATTACAAAGCGCACTACATCAAATTCGCGTGTGAAGAAAATCAGCTTAAAAATTATTTAAGGAAATCTTTAAGCAATAATCTTAAAGAAATTATAATCTATCTTTTAAGAAAATACGGCAACAGACTTTTTATATCAATGCAGCAAATAAATATTGAAAAAATCTCAAGCGAATTAGGAATACCAAAAGTAGAATTAATTGAAAGTTTTGATGCGTTATCTAACTCAGGAATAATTGAACTCGAAAAGCCGTCAATTTTCCCTACTATCAAATTTTTAAAGACAAGGGTCAAGATTGATAATCTACTGCTGGACCTTGAGCAAGTTAATTCACTGTTAAATAATGCTAAAGAAAAACTCAACAAAATGATTGAATTTGTTCATTCAAACGAATGCAGATTTAAGTTTATCATCGATTATTTTGGAGAAGAAGCAAAAAATTTTGAATGCCGCAAATGCGATAACTGCACTGGCAGCACTCCATTATCTACGACAAAAAACCAATACCTTAAGGAAATTATTTTAGATACAATTTTAGAAGTCGACAATGAAATAAATTCTAAAACTCTAATTAATATTTTGAGAGGTGATAAATCTTCGAACAATTTCAGTGTTGTTTCAAGTTTTGGAAGCTGCAGACTTTTTTCTGAGCAAGAATTATTATTCTGTTTAAATGAACTAATCGACCAAAAGAAAATTATAAACAAAAATGGACTTTTAACCGCACCAGAAAAAAACACCGATGAAAAAGAAATCGAACAAGAAAACAGCCACGATTACGAAGCTGACCTTGAACTTTACAATAAATTAAGAACAATTCGTCAAGAAGCATCTGATAAATTCAGCCAACCTCCATATATGATTTGCAGTGATGAAATACTTAGAGAAATTGTCAGGGTCAGGCCTAAAAATCCAAGCGAATTAATGTCAATTAAAAACTTCACGTTAAGAATGTTCAATAAGGTGGGTGAAAATTTCTTATCAGCTATAAAGGAATTTATTGAGAAGGAGAAAGTAAATCAAAAATTTATTGACAAAGATATTCCGCAGAACATAAAACAAATATATGAGCTGATAAATAAAAAATATTTATTAGAAGATATTTGTAAACTTGTAAAATTGCCAGAAGCGGTAGTATCGATGCAAATTGAATCAATTATTGAACTATTTCCCGAAACAAATATTAAATCACTAATCAAGAAAGATGAATTAGATTTAATACAAAAGAACATTTTAGGAGGATTAACAGACTTAAAAGAATTAAAAAAATCTTTACCTAGTAATATTAGTTACGGCAAAATTCGTATTGTGCTTGCCAAAAATAAATATTCTTGA
- a CDS encoding ATP-binding cassette domain-containing protein translates to MNAVEVYDITKIYNGGFRKPKVAALKNLSLTVPEGTIFGLLGPNGAGKTTLIKILLGITYQTSGEAKILGQSVTDYKIKHRIGYLPENHKFPPYLTGEQLLKFAAKLTNTQEKNLNKRIDALLSLVKMSKWKKTKIKKYSKGMMQRIGLAQAMINNPDLIFLDEPTDGVDPIGRKEIRDILIDLKSQGKTIFLNSHLLSEVELVTDRVAILNKGTLIQEGTVEELTTAKEIYKITLEYKLSEEHLKKFSEYSIKYEENNSYVVKVTELAKLNSLIDEIRRNNINIKSIVPLRKSLEDMFISLIKETEKER, encoded by the coding sequence ATGAATGCTGTTGAGGTCTACGACATTACTAAAATCTATAACGGCGGATTTAGAAAGCCAAAGGTTGCTGCTCTTAAGAATTTATCTTTGACTGTGCCAGAAGGAACAATTTTCGGCCTGCTTGGACCAAACGGTGCAGGGAAAACAACTCTTATTAAAATTTTATTGGGAATAACTTATCAAACAAGTGGAGAAGCAAAAATACTTGGGCAATCTGTTACAGATTATAAAATAAAACATAGGATAGGTTATTTGCCTGAAAATCATAAATTCCCGCCTTACTTAACTGGCGAACAGTTATTGAAATTTGCTGCCAAATTAACCAATACTCAAGAAAAAAATCTAAATAAACGAATTGATGCACTGCTGTCACTTGTTAAAATGAGTAAATGGAAGAAAACAAAAATTAAAAAATATTCGAAAGGTATGATGCAGAGGATTGGATTAGCACAAGCAATGATAAACAATCCGGATTTAATTTTTCTAGATGAACCAACAGATGGAGTTGACCCAATTGGAAGAAAAGAAATTAGAGACATTCTTATTGATTTGAAGTCGCAAGGGAAAACAATTTTTCTTAATAGTCATTTACTTTCTGAAGTTGAACTTGTTACAGACCGCGTGGCAATTTTAAATAAAGGAACTTTAATACAAGAAGGTACAGTTGAAGAACTAACTACAGCCAAAGAGATATATAAAATTACTTTGGAATATAAACTTTCTGAAGAACACCTTAAAAAATTTTCAGAGTACTCAATAAAATATGAAGAAAATAATTCTTATGTGGTTAAAGTAACTGAACTGGCAAAATTAAATTCACTTATTGATGAGATAAGAAGAAATAACATCAATATTAAATCGATTGTACCTTTACGAAAATCACTTGAGGATATGTTTATTTCATTAATTAAAGAAACTGAAAAAGAGAGATAA
- a CDS encoding two-component regulator propeller domain-containing protein, which yields MFLKLLLYLLVPTFFFAQEIGVWKNYSDMKTTMELVITNDGFWAAASGGIFKFSEQDSSYKIINKSDGLSSQILTSIAIDKEGKVWIGSQEGYINSYNPNNANIIKILDIYNSSKSQKQINNISSVGDTIYVATDFGISLINPANGSFYDSFLKLGSFASETKVKFIFKDKLLYAATELGIAIQKQGATNLSAPESWDNFYTKSQIAATVINSVGKFGNKILASTDNGLFRLAGNNWEQFSLSGTNINQIASIDTNKLYAVSDTKIFLIENGQPTEIYSNDGIKINSIKIKNDGTIYCATNKGILRYKNGNITFLFPNGPESNHFINLAVDNDGKLWVATGNDVSGIGIFEFDGSNWKVYNTGNTNSFLSNAFHNVYAAPDNTKYFCNWGKGFSVLKNGTFRTYSAFNSSLVGIPKDPNFVVIYDIKTDSKGNAWMTNLQSASRTPLSVLTTNDSLYHYNFTNPLITENELIGKLAIDQYDTKWFIVTFGDRGLYYFNENGTITNLTDDKQGYLNQNNGLISDEITTLTIDKRGQLWVGTNQGISVIQDVTHPLSSITNSVGFALRNQFISAIAVDPLDQKWIGTNNGVYLLSQDGLQLFNHFTASNSPLPSDNIKSIAIDEKNGIIYIGTDFGLSSLKTASIQPKESFNELFVYPNPIILTNNKANTITIDGLVKNSRIKIYDINGKLIADLSTPGGRIAFWDCKDLSGNLVSSGIYIIFAFDEEANNVSTAKLAVIKK from the coding sequence ATGTTTTTAAAATTATTATTGTATTTGCTTGTTCCGACTTTCTTTTTCGCACAAGAAATTGGAGTTTGGAAAAATTATTCAGATATGAAGACAACAATGGAACTTGTTATTACAAATGATGGTTTCTGGGCAGCTGCTTCCGGTGGAATATTCAAGTTTAGCGAACAGGACAGCAGTTATAAAATCATTAATAAATCTGATGGATTAAGTAGCCAAATTTTAACTTCAATTGCCATAGATAAAGAGGGTAAAGTGTGGATAGGCTCACAAGAAGGCTACATTAATTCTTATAATCCAAATAACGCCAATATTATTAAAATACTCGATATTTATAACAGTTCTAAAAGCCAAAAGCAAATAAACAATATTTCTTCTGTCGGCGATACAATTTATGTTGCTACTGATTTTGGAATTTCATTGATTAATCCTGCCAATGGTTCTTTCTACGATTCTTTTTTAAAACTTGGCAGCTTTGCTTCCGAGACAAAAGTTAAGTTCATCTTTAAAGATAAGCTTTTATACGCAGCTACAGAACTTGGCATTGCCATTCAAAAACAAGGAGCAACCAACCTTTCTGCACCCGAATCTTGGGATAATTTTTATACAAAATCTCAAATTGCTGCTACAGTCATAAATTCTGTTGGAAAGTTTGGCAATAAAATTTTAGCCTCAACTGATAACGGTCTATTTAGATTAGCCGGAAATAATTGGGAACAGTTTTCACTCTCTGGGACAAATATCAATCAAATTGCTTCTATTGATACGAATAAGCTTTATGCAGTTTCTGACACAAAAATATTTTTAATTGAAAATGGACAACCAACTGAAATCTATTCTAATGATGGCATCAAAATTAATTCCATAAAAATTAAAAATGATGGTACAATTTACTGTGCAACGAACAAAGGAATTTTAAGATACAAAAACGGTAACATCACCTTCCTTTTCCCAAACGGTCCAGAAAGCAACCATTTTATTAATTTAGCTGTAGACAACGACGGAAAATTATGGGTTGCAACAGGCAACGACGTATCTGGAATCGGCATTTTTGAATTTGACGGCTCTAACTGGAAAGTTTACAATACAGGTAACACAAATAGCTTCCTATCGAATGCATTCCACAATGTTTACGCTGCACCAGATAATACAAAATATTTTTGTAATTGGGGTAAAGGTTTTAGTGTCTTAAAAAATGGGACTTTTCGAACTTACAGTGCATTTAACTCCTCTCTGGTAGGCATTCCGAAGGACCCAAACTTCGTAGTTATATATGATATAAAAACTGATTCAAAAGGAAATGCATGGATGACAAATCTTCAATCGGCTTCCAGAACGCCATTAAGCGTACTAACAACCAATGATTCACTTTATCACTACAATTTTACTAATCCTTTAATCACTGAAAACGAGCTAATTGGTAAACTTGCAATTGATCAATACGATACAAAATGGTTTATTGTAACATTTGGCGATAGAGGCTTATATTATTTTAATGAAAACGGCACTATAACTAATCTAACTGATGATAAACAGGGTTACTTAAATCAAAATAACGGCTTGATAAGCGATGAAATTACTACGCTAACCATTGACAAGCGCGGACAACTTTGGGTAGGGACTAACCAAGGCATAAGTGTAATTCAAGATGTTACACATCCATTATCTAGTATTACTAATTCGGTTGGGTTTGCATTGAGAAACCAATTTATTTCCGCTATTGCCGTTGACCCGCTAGATCAAAAATGGATTGGCACTAACAATGGCGTTTATTTACTCTCACAAGATGGTCTTCAGCTTTTTAATCACTTTACAGCTTCTAATAGTCCACTCCCAAGTGATAACATTAAAAGCATTGCTATAGATGAAAAAAATGGAATAATTTACATTGGAACTGATTTCGGTTTATCTTCTCTTAAAACTGCATCAATTCAACCAAAAGAAAGCTTCAATGAACTCTTTGTCTACCCAAATCCAATTATACTCACAAATAACAAAGCCAATACCATTACTATTGATGGTTTAGTGAAAAACAGCAGAATTAAAATTTATGATATTAATGGTAAACTTATAGCTGATTTATCAACACCAGGGGGTAGAATAGCGTTTTGGGATTGTAAAGATTTATCTGGTAATCTAGTGTCTTCTGGTATCTACATTATATTTGCTTTTGATGAAGAAGCAAATAACGTCTCAACAGCTAAACTTGCAGTAATAAAAAAATAA